Part of the bacterium genome is shown below.
GCGTACAACCTGTCGCAGGCCAAGCCGCTGAAGCTGCCGGTGCTCGCCACCTGCGCCGCCTGCTACGCCCGCCTCGCGGCGACCAACTACGAGCTAAAGCACGACAAGAAGCTGGCGGCCCAGGTCGCCGAGGCCGTCGAGGAGCCGTACGACGGATCGGTCGAGGTCAAGCACATCGTGGACTTCCTGGCCGACGACGTCGGGCTGGAGGAAATCGCGAAGAAGGTCCACCGCCGCCTGGAGGGCCTCAAGGTCGCCTGTTACTACGGCTGCCTGCTCACCCGGCCGCCGGATTACGCCACCGTGGACGACACCGAGGAGCCGCGCAAGATGGAGCGGATTCTCGAGAGCGTCGGCGCGGAGCCGGTGGACTGGAGCCACCGCACCGAGTGCTGCGGGGCGGCCTTCCCCTTCAGCCGGGTGGACATCGTGGAGGCCCTGGCGGCCAAGATAC
Proteins encoded:
- a CDS encoding CoB--CoM heterodisulfide reductase iron-sulfur subunit B family protein: MKIGYYPGCSNHGTSREFEKSAFAVFKDLGVELEEVPDWVCCAASPGHHHSKLLSLSLGAYNLSQAKPLKLPVLATCAACYARLAATNYELKHDKKLAAQVAEAVEEPYDGSVEVKHIVDFLADDVGLEEIAKKVHRRLEGLKVACYYGCLLTRPPDYATVDDTEEPRKMERILESVGAEPVDWSHRTECCGAAFPFSRVDIVEALAAKILVAASKVSADCIAVACPMCHANLDMRQSGAGRIAGRKLRIPIVYLTELIGLAYGHKPRELGLNMHLVPTRSVSEKFA